In Flavobacterium sp. N3904, one DNA window encodes the following:
- a CDS encoding TonB-dependent receptor, which yields MRLYLLLVTLFFCGITFAQNTVSGVVTDSENQPIAGASIKINGGTQSAVSDFDGSFMISTSVKPPFILNVNAIGFTATKVSVESVGEKIRVKLNSEETKLNEIVVSASRTPERIMQSPVTIERVGIQQIKSNTSPTVYDGLDNLKDVQLNSSSMSFKSINARGFAAVGNTRFMQIVDGMDNSSPALNFPLGNLVGLNDIDIASVEMMPGASSALYGANAFNGILFMNSKSPFKYEGVSTYFKYGQTTQKAAGTNNVYDFGIRLAKAFDKHFAAKANLTYMQASEWIADDLTSLTGGSIGHANNPNYNGMNVYGDEITTFISNVGQVSRTGYLDQDLNDNKVHNMKADFSLFYRPWDNDVEFNFEYKLGLGTTIYQGSNRYSLNDFFMSQTKLEVKGKSFFVRGFMTSEDAANSYNMQFAGWNVLRAAKTDVEWFTNYATAYQLSGAVLGTNATESAANARNYADYNIKPAGLPFLPTPTGQARFLPGTPEFNNALTAVKSESDLTKGAKFIDHSKIYNGEANYNFNEMTKFANIQVGGSVRQYELNSEGTIFTDYDAPISYNEYGMYGQFGKKFLNEKLNFVASLRYDKSLNFDGNVSPRLSMVYTTGANNNNNFRASFQTGFRNPTTQDQYIGLDVGALALIGSAPENLTRYSEIRPVSLAAQSNLNQPATKVMTGVQAYDNSYTLVSVQAFGAALAADPLKPLAAAELLVAANVGLVKPEEVHSYEVGYRGVVLKDMTVDLNVYYNQYDNFLSTARVASPYYGNVNAPLGSPESLLAIAALGYGDRRIYQVYTNTTAQITSLGYGIGLNKKVYQNFELGANYNYSQFSFDQAEDPAFVPGFNTPKHAVKASIGNSNLFNNFGFNVNVRWNTAYVYQSTFADGVVPEMTVFDAQINYGIPKLKSVVKLGAANLFGKEYVQVVGAGSIGNQWFINWTINP from the coding sequence ATTACATTTGCCCAAAATACTGTTTCCGGAGTTGTTACCGATTCTGAAAATCAACCCATAGCAGGTGCTAGCATTAAAATTAATGGAGGAACCCAAAGTGCGGTTTCTGATTTTGATGGATCTTTTATGATAAGCACATCTGTAAAGCCCCCTTTTATTCTAAATGTTAATGCTATTGGATTCACAGCCACAAAAGTGAGCGTAGAATCTGTTGGTGAAAAAATAAGAGTAAAACTTAATTCTGAAGAAACGAAACTAAATGAAATAGTTGTTTCTGCTTCAAGAACTCCAGAAAGAATTATGCAATCTCCTGTTACAATTGAAAGAGTTGGGATTCAGCAAATTAAGAGCAACACATCTCCCACAGTTTATGATGGATTGGACAATTTGAAAGATGTGCAATTAAATTCCAGTAGTATGTCTTTTAAATCCATAAATGCCAGAGGGTTTGCAGCTGTCGGAAATACGCGTTTTATGCAAATTGTCGACGGAATGGATAACTCATCACCAGCACTTAATTTTCCTTTAGGGAATTTAGTAGGTCTAAATGATATTGATATCGCTTCTGTGGAAATGATGCCAGGTGCTTCGTCTGCACTTTATGGAGCTAATGCATTTAATGGTATTTTGTTTATGAACAGTAAAAGTCCTTTTAAATATGAAGGAGTAAGTACTTATTTTAAATACGGACAGACAACACAAAAAGCTGCAGGAACAAACAACGTATATGATTTTGGAATTCGTTTGGCTAAAGCATTTGACAAACACTTTGCAGCCAAAGCCAATTTGACCTATATGCAAGCTTCTGAATGGATTGCGGATGATTTAACCAGTTTGACTGGTGGTTCTATTGGTCACGCAAACAATCCAAACTATAACGGGATGAACGTTTATGGAGATGAGATTACCACATTTATTTCAAATGTAGGCCAAGTGAGTAGAACCGGATATTTGGATCAAGACTTAAATGACAATAAGGTACACAATATGAAAGCAGATTTCTCTTTGTTTTACAGACCTTGGGATAATGATGTTGAATTCAATTTCGAATATAAATTAGGTCTAGGAACTACAATTTATCAAGGTTCAAATAGATATTCATTGAATGATTTCTTCATGAGTCAGACCAAATTAGAAGTAAAAGGGAAAAGCTTTTTTGTAAGAGGATTTATGACTTCTGAGGATGCTGCCAATTCTTATAATATGCAATTTGCAGGCTGGAACGTTTTAAGAGCAGCCAAAACCGATGTAGAGTGGTTTACAAATTACGCAACAGCCTATCAATTGTCTGGTGCAGTTCTAGGAACAAATGCAACTGAATCTGCAGCTAATGCCAGAAATTATGCTGATTATAATATCAAACCGGCAGGTTTGCCTTTCCTTCCTACGCCAACAGGACAAGCTAGATTTTTACCTGGTACACCAGAGTTCAATAATGCATTGACTGCGGTAAAATCTGAATCTGATTTGACCAAAGGTGCTAAGTTTATTGATCATTCTAAAATTTATAACGGTGAAGCCAATTATAATTTTAACGAAATGACCAAATTTGCCAATATTCAAGTGGGTGGTTCGGTTAGACAATACGAATTGAATTCAGAAGGGACTATTTTTACAGATTATGATGCGCCAATCAGTTATAATGAATATGGCATGTATGGGCAATTTGGTAAAAAATTCTTAAATGAAAAATTGAATTTTGTAGCATCGCTGCGTTATGACAAGAGTCTAAATTTTGACGGGAATGTTTCTCCTCGCTTGTCTATGGTTTATACTACTGGAGCGAATAACAATAATAATTTCAGAGCTTCATTTCAAACAGGTTTTAGAAATCCAACAACGCAAGATCAATACATTGGTCTTGACGTTGGAGCATTGGCATTGATTGGTTCTGCTCCTGAAAATCTAACTCGTTATTCTGAAATTCGACCAGTGAGTTTAGCCGCACAGTCAAATTTAAATCAACCAGCTACTAAGGTTATGACTGGAGTACAAGCATATGATAATTCATACACATTAGTTTCTGTTCAGGCATTTGGAGCAGCTTTGGCAGCAGATCCATTAAAACCTCTAGCTGCTGCAGAATTATTAGTAGCTGCAAATGTAGGATTGGTTAAGCCCGAAGAAGTTCACTCTTATGAGGTTGGATATCGTGGTGTGGTGTTGAAAGATATGACGGTAGATTTGAATGTATATTACAATCAGTATGACAATTTCTTGAGTACTGCTAGAGTTGCAAGCCCGTATTATGGAAATGTAAATGCACCACTTGGCAGCCCTGAATCATTACTAGCTATTGCAGCCTTAGGTTATGGTGACAGAAGAATTTATCAAGTATATACTAATACTACAGCGCAAATTACTTCTTTAGGGTATGGAATTGGATTGAATAAAAAAGTATATCAAAATTTTGAATTAGGAGCCAATTATAATTATTCGCAATTTTCTTTTGACCAAGCAGAAGATCCAGCTTTCGTTCCAGGATTTAATACGCCAAAACATGCTGTAAAAGCATCCATTGGTAATTCTAATTTGTTTAATAATTTTGGATTTAATGTGAATGTAAGATGGAATACGGCTTATGTTTACCAATCTACTTTTGCAGATGGTGTAGTTCCAGAAATGACTGTTTTTGATGCCCAAATCAATTATGGAATTCCAAAATTAAAATCTGTGGTTAAACTTGGTGCTGCCAATTTATTTGGTAAAGAATATGTTCAGGTTGTTGGAGCTGGAAGCATAGGAAATCAATGGTTTATAAATTGGACTATTAATCCTTGA